A window from Salvia miltiorrhiza cultivar Shanhuang (shh) chromosome 2, IMPLAD_Smil_shh, whole genome shotgun sequence encodes these proteins:
- the LOC131013159 gene encoding protein ROOT HAIR DEFECTIVE 3: MDKRDHCCSTHLIEGDGTFNVTGVDNFVKEVKLAECGLSYAVVAIMGPQSSGKSTLLNHLFGTNFREMDALRGRSQTTKGIWMAHCVGIEPCTLVMDLEGSDGRERGEDDTAFEKQSALFALAVSDIVLINMWCHDIGREQAANKPLLKTVFQVMMRLFSPRRTTLMFVIRDKTRTPLENLEPILREDIQKIWDSVPKPEAHKETPLSEFFNVEVVALSSYEEKEEQFKEQVASLRQRFFHSIAPGGLAGDRRGVVPASGFSFSAQQIWKVIKENKDLDLPAHKVMVATVRCEEIANEKFSSFVENEAWRQLEEIVQSQPVPGFGKKLTAILDVCLSEYDTEATYFDEGVRSSKRKQLEEKLLQLIQPAYQSMLGHICSGTLDRFKEAFENTLNEGKGFAVAARDCTNYFMAQFDEASADAQIGQTNWDSSKVREKLRRDIDAHVAAVRAAKLSDLSTLFEKKLNEALAAPVEALLDGASDDTWPAIRKLLRRETEAAISGFSSALSGFEIDDTTKDKMLVRLEDHARGVVEAKAKGEAGRVLSRMKDRFSTLFSHDSDSMPRVWTGKEDIRAITKTARSASLKLLSVMAAVRLDDDADSIENTLSLALVDPKSGAATSRGISADPLASSSWDEVPSSKTLLTPVQCKTLWRQFTAETEYTVSQAIAAQEASRRNNNWLPPPWAILALVVLGFNEFMTLLRNPLYLGVIFVGFLLTKALWVQLDISGEFRNGALPGILSLSTKFLPTVMNLLRKLAEEGQRPANADPQQNPTIPAKTLRSTTNDYSEMSSSASSEVTTSENGTEYSSPSSSKKVQ, from the exons ATGG ATAAAAGAGACCATTGTTGCTCAACTCACCTCATAGAAGGGGATGGTACTTTCAATGTCACCGGAGTTGACAATTTTGTGAAGGAAGTTAAACTTGCTGAATGTGGGCTGTCTTATGCTGTTGTAGCCATCATGGGCCCTCAGAGCAGTG GGAAGAGTACATTGTTGAATCACCTGTTTGGTACGAATTTCAGAGAAATGGATGCTTTAAGGGGGAG GTCACAAACCACAAAAGGAATATGGATGGCACACTGTGTTGGCATTGAGCCTTGTACTCTCGTTATGGATTTAGAGGGTAGCGATGGAAGAGAAAGAGGAGAG GATGACACTGCATTTGAAAAGCAGAGTGCTCTTTTTGCTCTTGCAGTTTCTGACATAGTGCTCATAAATAT GTGGTGTCATGATATTGGGCGTGAACAGGCTGCTAATAAACCCCTATTAAAAACTGTATTTCAG GTTATGATGAGATTATTCAGTCCCCGTAGAACAACTTTGATGTTTGTTATTCGTGATAAAACCAGG ACACCATTGGAAAACTTGGAGCCAATTTTAAGGGAAGACATCCAGAAG ATATGGGATTCTGTTCCTAAGCCAGAAGCTCATAAGGAAACTCCATTAAGTGAATTTTTCAAT GTTGAAGTTGTGGCTCTCTCTAGTTATGAAGAGAAGGAAGAACAATTTAAAGAGCAG GTGGCGAGTCttagacaacggtttttccaTTCTATCGCACCTGGTGGGCTTGCTGGGGATAGGCGTGGCGTGGTGCCTGCTTCAGGATTTTCATTCAGTGCGCAGCAGATATGGAAGGTCATTAAGGAAAATAAGGACCTTGACCTGCCTGCTCACAAG GTCATGGTAGCCACTGTACGCTGTGAAGAGATTGCAAATGAGAAGTTTTCATCCTTTGTTGAGAATGAG GCATGGCGTCAATTAGAAGAGATAGTACAATCGCAACCTGTACCTGGGTTTGGGAAGAAGCTGACTGCTATTCTTGATGTTTGCTTATCAGA GTATGATACAGAGGCTACATATTTTGATGAAGGTGTTAGATCTTCAAAGCGGAAACAATTGGAAGAGAAGCTTTTGCAA CTCATCCAACCAGCATACCAGTCCATGTTGGGACATATATGCTCTGGGACCTTGGATAGATTCAAAGAAGCATTTGAGAATACCTTGAATGAGGGTAAAGGATTTGCTGTGGCTGCTCGTGACTGCACCAATTATTTTATGGCACAGTTTGATGAAGCATCTGCAG ATGCACAGATTGGTCAAACAAATTGGGACTCTTCTAAAGTGAGAGAGAAGCTTAGGCGAGATATAGATGCTCATGTTGCTGCAGTTCGTGCTGCGAAGTTATCCGATCTTTCTACCCTTTTTGAG AAAAAATTGAACGAAGCATTGGCTGCACCTGTTGAGGCTTTGTTAGATGGAGCCAGTGATGACACATGGCCAGCAATAAGAAAGCTTCTTCGCCGCGAGACTGAAGCAGCCATTAGTGGGTTTTCCAGTGCACTTTCTGGTTTTGAAATAGATGATACAACAAAGGATAAAATGCTTGTGAGGTTGGAGGATCATGCAAGAGGGGTAGTAGAAGCAAAGGCaaaaggagaagctggaaggGTTCTGAGCCGCATGAAAGACAG GTTTTCAACGTTATTTAGCCATGATTCTGACTCAATGCCACGTGTCTGGACTGGGAAGGAAGATATTCGAGCAATCACCAAAACTGCTCGCTCTGCT TCTTTGAAACTACTTTCTGTTATGGCTGCTGTTCGTTTGGATGATGATGCTGATTCTATTGAAAACACATTGTCCCTTGCTCTTGTTGATCCCAAAAGTGGGGCTGCTACCAGTAGGGGTATTTCAGCGGACCCTCTTGCCTCAAGTAGTTGGGATGAG GTTCCATCATCCAAAACCCTATTAACTCCAGTTCAGTGTAAAACTTTGTGGAGACAATTTACTGCAGAGACTGAGTATACTGTTAGTCAAGCGATTGCTGCTCAG GAGGCTAGCAGGCGAAATAACAACTGGTTACCACCTCCGTGGGCAATCCTTGCTTTGGTTGTTTTGGGTTTTAATGAATTTATGACCCTTTTGAG AAATCCATTGTATTTGGGTGTCATTTTTGTTGGTTTTCTGCTTACAAAAGCCCTCTGGGTGCAGTTAGACATTTCTGGTGAATTCCGAAATGGAGCT CTACCTGGAATTCTGTCGTTATCGACCAAATTTCTCCCTACCGTTATGAATCTCCTGAGAAAGCTGGCAGAGGAAGGCCAAAGGCCTGCTAATGCAGATCCTCAGCAGAACCCTACCATTCCAGCTAAGACCTTACGAAGCACCACAAACGATTATAGTGAAATGTCTTCAAGCGCTTCCTCCGAAGTAACTACTTCTGAAAATGGAACAGAATACTCGAGTCCCTCATCCAGCAAAAAGGTGCAGTAA